Part of the Terrisporobacter glycolicus ATCC 14880 = DSM 1288 genome is shown below.
AAACTCTATTGATGAAGAACCTTGTAATGAGTGTGAAATATGTGTAGACACATTAAATGATAATATCATGGATATAGTAGAAATAGATGCAGCATCAAATAATAGTGTAGATGATATAAGAGAGTTAAGGGAAAGTGTAAAATATACTCCTTCAAAAGCCAAATATAAAGTTTACATTATAGATGAGGTTCATATGTTATCTCAAGGAGCCTTTAATGCCTTATTAAAAACTCTAGAAGAGCCACCATCATATGTGATTTTTATATTAGCTACAACGGAGCCACATAAGATACCAGCAACCATACTATCTAGATGCCAAAGGTTTGATTTTAAAAGAGTATCATCAAAAGATATTGCAAATAGAATGGGGTATATATGTGAAAAAGAAAATATTCAAGCAGAGGAAAAAGCACTGAGTCTAATAGCTAGAAATTCACAAGGAGCCCTAAGAGATGCTTTGAGTATACTTGATCAATGCATGTCATTTGGAAGTGAAATAATAGAGTATAATGATGTAATAGAATTATTGGGGACTGTTAATATTGATGAATTATTTGAATTATCTGAAGCAATTATAAATGAAAATACTAAAAAAACACTTCAAATATTAAATGAATTTATTATTTGGGGAAAAGATATAAGAAATTTAATAAATGATTTAATAGATCATTTTAGGAATTTAATGGTTTGTAAAGTATCTAAAGATCTGGATGAAATTATATCATTACCTGAAGAAACTATAGAAAGATTAAAGGAACAAGCTAAAACTATTAATATAAATGACTTGATAAGAATATTAAATATATTATCAGAGACACAAGATTCAATGAAATCATCTTCGAACACAAGAATACTAGCTGAAGTTACTATGATGAAAATAGCACAACCTATGTTTGATGAAAGTAAAGAAGCGTTGATAAAAAGAATTGAAAATTTAGAGCAAATAATAGAAAGTGGAAATATAAAAGTAGTAACAACACAAGATGAACCTGAATCAAGTTTAAATAAAAAAAATGAAAAAATAAATAATCAAGAAGAAAAACAAGATATAATATATGAACAAGTAAAGAGTGAAGATGTAAAACTAGTAGAAGCATCATGGAAAAAAATAATTCAAAAAATAAAAGAAGATAAAAGACCAAGTATATATGCTCTTCTAAAAGAAGTTAGCAGTTTTTATGTAAAAGAAAATGCTTTATTTATAATATTTAATGATAATTTTTCTTTTGCCAGATCTAGGCTTAGTTCAGAAGAAACTATAAAATATGTTGAACAAATTATAAGAGAAGTATTGAATAGAAGTTTTCATCTTAAAATATATCTGAAATCTGAAATTGCTAGTATGAACTTAGAAGAAACTAGCAGTAAAAGCGATGAAGGAGAAGAAATACTTAAAGGTATAGTGAATGAAAATATACTAGAAGTAAAAGACAGTATTGAAAAATAATATAATAAATGATAAAAATTATATTGTGATATAAAATAAATTAGAAATTTAAGGAGGAAGTATATAAGATGGCTAAAAAAGGATTTGGTGGAATGCCAGGAAACATGAATAACATACTAAAGCAAGCTCAAAAAATGCAAGAAAATATGCAAAAGATGCAAGAAGAGTTAGAATCAAAGGAAGTTGAGGCTTCAGTAGGTGGTGGAGCTGTTACAGTTAAAGTTAATGGTAAAAAAGAAGTTATAGATATAGCTATAAAACCAGAGGTAGTAGATCCAGATGATATAGAAATGTTACAAGATTTAGTACTAAGTGCAGTTAATGAAGCGTTAAGAAAAGTTGATGATATGCAACAAAATCAAATGAGTAAGGTTACTGGAGGAATGAATATTCCAGGATTATTCTAGTAGGTGATAAGTATGCAAATTTATACAGAGCCTATTAATAGGCTTATAGAGGAGTTTTCTAAACTACCAGGAGTAGGAAGGAAAACAGCGCAAAGGTTAGCTTTTCATGTTATAAATATGAATAACAATGATGTAGAGTCTTTATCAAAAGCGATATTAGATGCAAAAAGAGAAATAAAATATTGTTCAATTTGCTGTAATATATCAGATCAAGAAATATGTAGTATGTGTTCTAATAAAAATAGAGATGCTAGTGTCATATGTGTAGTAGAAGATCCTAGAGATGTTGCTGCTATGGAAAGAACTAAAGAGTTCAAAGGTCAGTATCATGTACTTCATGGAGTAATATCTCCTATGGATGGTATAGGACCAGATATGATAAGAATTAGAGAGTTGATTACTAGATTAGCAAATCAAGATGTGAAAGAGTTAATAATGGCAACTAATCCAACTATAGAAGGTGAAGCTACGGCTATGTACATATCGAGACTTGTTAAACCTATGGGAATAAAAGTCACAAGAATAGCTCATGGTTTGCCTGTAGGTGGAGATTTAGAATATGCTGATGAAGTGACCATTTCGAAAGCGTTAGAAGGTAGAAGAGAAATATAAAAAAACCAAGGTATATCCTTGGTTTTTATTTATATTGGAATCTAAATGATTATAAAATTAATTTATTGACAAATGTAATTTGTATTATATAATTATAGTAATTATTAAAAAAATTTATAGGGGTGTAGTATGAAAACGACTATGAACTTAGAAGAACATAATGCAATGAAAGAAAAGAGAGAAAAAAAGATTAAATCCAAAGATAAATCAAAAAACATTGATAAAAACTCGTTGGAAAATAAAAAAAGTAAAAAATCTCTCAATAAGAATGGTAATAGTGGAGCATTTAGAAATAACTATAAAAACTATCAATATGACTATGAAGAAGATTTCTACGAGCCATATTAGGAAAATAAAAGCGTATGAAAATTTAAATTTTCATACGCTTATTTTAATCTCTCGATAGTATATCAAAGGCTAACTTAGCAATATCTTGCGATGCATTAAGTTTTTTTATAGCTCTTATGTTTTCTTTAGTCATTTCGATTCTCTTTGGGTCATCAATAAGAACTTTTAATAGTACGCTTAAAGAATATTTTTTAGATGTTCTTAACGAAGCACCGCAATTAGAAAGGAAGTCTAAATTTTCTTCCTCTTGACCAGGAATGAAATAAGGGACAATCATAGGAACTTCTTTTAATAAAGACTCAGTAGTAGTAAGCCCTCCTGGCTTAGAAACTAATATATCTACTGATGCTAGTAAATCATTCATTTTATCTGTAAATCCAAGTACACATATTTTCTTTTTGATCTTATCTTCATCAGCAGCTAAGATCTTTTCTAGTTTCTCTTTTAAAGATTTATTTCTTCCAGTTATAACTATGATTTGGAAATCTCTATCAATAGAAATTAATTCAGCAAGTGTGTCTTTTATACTGCCTGCACCGAAGCTACCTCCCATTAAAAGAACTGTAAATTTACTTGGATCTAAATTAAGTTCTGATAATACAATTTCTCTATCTCTATGTGATAAGAATGATTTTTCAACAGGTATACCGTACGCTTTAATTTTATCCTTATCAATGCCATCTTCAATTAATAGTTCTTTTACATATTCATGTCCCGCAATATAATAACTAATCTCATTTTGTATATATGCAGAATGAGTTGTGTAATCAGTTAAAACTGTTACAAGAGGTGGAATATCTAAATTTTTATAATATTTATGTAGACTTTCAGTAAAAGTAATTGATTCTGAATTAGCATAAAGTTGAGAATGTTTCTTTAAAGTACTAAGCGCTATCATAGGAAAAGGATGAGTACCTATGATTAAATCTGGTTTTTTATTTTCTACTAACTTTTTTAATTTCCTAGATATTAAAGAAGTTAAAGGGTTATCTTTGAATTCGTTTTTAGATACTAGGCTACTTTCGGTTAACTTATAAACACCACCCCAAGCTTTAGGTGTATATTTAGCTGATTTTTCATAGCCTCTAGATATTAGTTTATCCATAGTTCCATTAACTATTTTTAAACTATCGATGATTTCACAATCAATAGTTATACCATTAATTGATTTGTTAGTTAATTCTTCTTTTATGGCTCTCGCTGCTCTATTGTGACCACCACCAGTGGAAGCTGACATTATTAAAACTTTTTTCTGCATGAAAAAATCCTCCTATAAATTTTAGAGTTATATTGCATTGTTAAAAAAAATTATGTAATATAAAAAGTAATTTATTATGATAATTAATAAATAATTAAAGTTAATAATAATCTAA
Proteins encoded:
- the dnaX gene encoding DNA polymerase III subunit gamma/tau produces the protein MHKALYRVYRPKTFKDVVGQEHIVKTLKNQIKNSNIGHAYLFSGTRGTGKTSTAKIFARAVNCLNSIDEEPCNECEICVDTLNDNIMDIVEIDAASNNSVDDIRELRESVKYTPSKAKYKVYIIDEVHMLSQGAFNALLKTLEEPPSYVIFILATTEPHKIPATILSRCQRFDFKRVSSKDIANRMGYICEKENIQAEEKALSLIARNSQGALRDALSILDQCMSFGSEIIEYNDVIELLGTVNIDELFELSEAIINENTKKTLQILNEFIIWGKDIRNLINDLIDHFRNLMVCKVSKDLDEIISLPEETIERLKEQAKTININDLIRILNILSETQDSMKSSSNTRILAEVTMMKIAQPMFDESKEALIKRIENLEQIIESGNIKVVTTQDEPESSLNKKNEKINNQEEKQDIIYEQVKSEDVKLVEASWKKIIQKIKEDKRPSIYALLKEVSSFYVKENALFIIFNDNFSFARSRLSSEETIKYVEQIIREVLNRSFHLKIYLKSEIASMNLEETSSKSDEGEEILKGIVNENILEVKDSIEK
- a CDS encoding YbaB/EbfC family nucleoid-associated protein, whose protein sequence is MAKKGFGGMPGNMNNILKQAQKMQENMQKMQEELESKEVEASVGGGAVTVKVNGKKEVIDIAIKPEVVDPDDIEMLQDLVLSAVNEALRKVDDMQQNQMSKVTGGMNIPGLF
- the recR gene encoding recombination mediator RecR; translation: MQIYTEPINRLIEEFSKLPGVGRKTAQRLAFHVINMNNNDVESLSKAILDAKREIKYCSICCNISDQEICSMCSNKNRDASVICVVEDPRDVAAMERTKEFKGQYHVLHGVISPMDGIGPDMIRIRELITRLANQDVKELIMATNPTIEGEATAMYISRLVKPMGIKVTRIAHGLPVGGDLEYADEVTISKALEGRREI
- a CDS encoding MGDG synthase family glycosyltransferase → MQKKVLIMSASTGGGHNRAARAIKEELTNKSINGITIDCEIIDSLKIVNGTMDKLISRGYEKSAKYTPKAWGGVYKLTESSLVSKNEFKDNPLTSLISRKLKKLVENKKPDLIIGTHPFPMIALSTLKKHSQLYANSESITFTESLHKYYKNLDIPPLVTVLTDYTTHSAYIQNEISYYIAGHEYVKELLIEDGIDKDKIKAYGIPVEKSFLSHRDREIVLSELNLDPSKFTVLLMGGSFGAGSIKDTLAELISIDRDFQIIVITGRNKSLKEKLEKILAADEDKIKKKICVLGFTDKMNDLLASVDILVSKPGGLTTTESLLKEVPMIVPYFIPGQEEENLDFLSNCGASLRTSKKYSLSVLLKVLIDDPKRIEMTKENIRAIKKLNASQDIAKLAFDILSRD